The following coding sequences lie in one Changpingibacter yushuensis genomic window:
- a CDS encoding polyribonucleotide nucleotidyltransferase, whose product MEGPDVHSSEAVIDNGSFGTRTIRFETGVLARQANGSAVAYLDGETTVFAATTASKSPKEHFDFFPLTVDVEERAYAAGRIPGSFFRREGRPGTEAILAARLIDRPLRPAFKKGMRNEVQVVATVLTIHPDDAYDVVAINAASLSTSLAGLPFSGPVGGTRIALVDGKWIAFPRYSEMARATFTMAIAGRIVGDDVAVMMVEASAPENADAVIKVGGTKPTEAIVAEGLEAAKPVIRELCEAQIKLIEECGKPTGEFPFFPDYTEDQLAAVEGVLGDRFAPILGIVAKAERDEALNTLTDSVVAELADQFPELENMVAAAVNAAFKKTMRRHVLTEGVRMDGRTPVEIRSISAEAGVLPRVHGSALFQRGETQILGVTTLNMLKMEQQLDNLSPVTRKRYIHHYNFPPYSTGETGRVGSPKRREIGHGHLAEIALESQLPEREEFPYAIRQVSETMGSNGSSSMGSVCASTLALLNAGVPLKAPVAGIAMGLISDTIDNQTRFVTLTDILGAEDALGDMDFKVAGTREYVTALQLDTKLAGIPAAVLDAALGQAREARLAILDLMNEAIGGPDEMAPTAPRIISVKIPSDKIGEVIGPKGKMINQIQEDTGADITIEEDGTVFIGASNGESADAARSAINAIANPQMPEVGERFVGTVVKTTTFGAFVSLMPGRDGLLHISQIRRMVGGKRVENVEDVVNVGDKVEVEISELDSRGKVSLAAVVDGVAVTERDSEEEGERRPRSDRGERGDRGGERGSRRGSRQRRRTHSDDAGEGSAPEGE is encoded by the coding sequence GTGGAGGGTCCTGACGTTCATTCTTCCGAGGCAGTCATTGACAATGGCTCTTTCGGAACCCGCACAATCCGTTTCGAGACGGGCGTTCTCGCCCGTCAGGCAAATGGCTCAGCAGTCGCTTACCTTGACGGTGAAACAACCGTGTTCGCCGCCACCACGGCATCTAAGTCGCCGAAGGAACATTTTGATTTCTTCCCGCTGACCGTAGACGTGGAAGAGCGCGCTTACGCAGCTGGCCGCATCCCTGGATCGTTCTTCCGCCGCGAAGGCCGTCCCGGTACTGAGGCCATCCTCGCCGCTCGCCTCATCGACCGTCCGTTGCGCCCCGCATTCAAGAAGGGCATGCGTAACGAAGTTCAGGTTGTCGCAACTGTACTGACGATTCACCCGGACGATGCGTACGACGTCGTCGCCATCAACGCCGCTTCACTTTCCACCTCCCTTGCTGGCCTGCCGTTCTCCGGCCCAGTTGGTGGTACTCGCATTGCGCTCGTTGACGGCAAGTGGATCGCATTCCCTCGCTACAGCGAAATGGCACGCGCCACCTTCACGATGGCAATCGCTGGCCGCATTGTTGGCGACGACGTCGCCGTCATGATGGTCGAAGCCTCCGCTCCGGAGAACGCTGACGCTGTTATCAAGGTCGGCGGCACCAAGCCCACCGAAGCAATCGTGGCCGAGGGGTTGGAAGCTGCTAAGCCAGTTATTCGCGAGCTGTGCGAAGCGCAGATCAAGCTCATTGAGGAGTGCGGAAAGCCCACGGGCGAATTCCCATTCTTCCCCGATTACACGGAGGATCAGCTAGCGGCTGTTGAAGGCGTGCTCGGCGATCGTTTCGCTCCGATCTTGGGCATTGTTGCCAAGGCCGAACGCGATGAGGCTCTCAACACTCTGACGGATTCTGTGGTTGCCGAACTGGCAGACCAGTTCCCGGAGCTGGAGAACATGGTGGCCGCTGCGGTCAACGCAGCTTTCAAGAAGACAATGCGCCGTCACGTACTCACTGAAGGCGTCCGTATGGACGGCCGCACCCCGGTTGAGATTCGTTCCATCAGCGCAGAAGCCGGTGTGCTACCTCGCGTTCACGGCTCTGCACTGTTCCAGCGCGGCGAAACCCAGATCTTGGGCGTTACAACCTTGAACATGCTGAAGATGGAGCAGCAGCTGGATAACCTTTCTCCGGTTACCCGCAAGCGCTACATTCACCACTACAACTTCCCGCCATACTCGACTGGTGAGACCGGCCGCGTTGGTAGCCCCAAGCGCCGCGAGATCGGTCACGGCCACCTTGCTGAGATCGCACTCGAATCCCAGCTTCCTGAACGCGAAGAGTTCCCCTACGCGATTCGTCAGGTCTCTGAGACCATGGGCTCGAACGGTTCATCGTCAATGGGATCTGTGTGCGCCTCGACCCTCGCTCTGCTCAACGCTGGTGTGCCGCTGAAGGCCCCTGTTGCAGGTATTGCGATGGGCCTGATTTCAGACACGATCGACAACCAGACTCGTTTCGTCACACTGACAGACATTCTGGGCGCTGAGGATGCACTCGGCGATATGGACTTCAAGGTTGCCGGCACACGCGAGTATGTCACGGCTCTTCAGCTTGACACCAAGCTGGCCGGCATTCCTGCCGCAGTGCTGGATGCCGCTCTGGGCCAGGCTCGTGAGGCACGCCTCGCGATCCTCGATCTCATGAACGAAGCCATTGGTGGTCCTGATGAGATGGCGCCAACAGCACCACGAATCATCTCCGTCAAGATTCCTTCCGACAAGATCGGTGAAGTCATCGGACCCAAGGGCAAGATGATCAACCAGATCCAGGAGGATACCGGCGCAGACATCACGATCGAAGAAGACGGTACCGTCTTCATCGGCGCGAGCAATGGCGAGTCTGCTGATGCTGCGCGTTCGGCGATCAATGCGATTGCAAACCCACAGATGCCTGAGGTTGGCGAGCGCTTCGTGGGCACGGTTGTCAAGACCACCACGTTCGGTGCGTTCGTTTCCCTTATGCCGGGCCGCGACGGCCTACTGCATATCTCGCAGATTCGTCGGATGGTGGGCGGCAAGCGCGTCGAGAACGTGGAAGACGTGGTCAACGTCGGTGACAAGGTCGAGGTCGAGATCTCCGAGCTGGATTCACGCGGCAAGGTTTCGCTGGCTGCTGTTGTCGATGGCGTTGCCGTCACTGAGCGCGATTCGGAGGAGGAAGGCGAACGCCGTCCTCGCAGCGACCGTGGTGAGCGGGGCGATCGCGGTGGCGAACGCGGTTCGCGCCGTGGCTCCCGCCAGCGCCGCCGTACCCACTCGGATGATGCAGGCGAAGGCTCAGCTCCCGAAGGAGAGTGA
- the rpsO gene encoding 30S ribosomal protein S15 — MALKPEEKQQIIAEYATHEGDTGSPEVQVALLSARIKELTEHFRTHKHDHHSRRGLMLLIGQRKRLLAYLAEEDIERYRSLIARLGLRR; from the coding sequence ATGGCGCTCAAGCCTGAAGAAAAGCAGCAGATCATTGCAGAGTACGCAACCCATGAAGGTGACACCGGTTCGCCCGAGGTTCAGGTTGCACTGCTCTCAGCTCGTATCAAGGAGCTCACTGAGCACTTCCGCACACACAAGCACGATCACCACTCACGCCGTGGTCTGATGCTCCTCATCGGTCAGCGCAAGCGCCTTCTCGCATACCTTGCTGAAGAAGACATCGAACGCTACCGTTCCCTCATTGCTCGTCTCGGCTTGCGCCGATGA
- the rbfA gene encoding 30S ribosome-binding factor RbfA, with the protein MPNPRVTRVAERIHEIVASMVTSKLKDPRLNLVTITDVRVTGDLQHATIFYTAYGSENELRTAGRGLNAAKGLIRSQIGAGLGLRLTPTIEFVADALPETARSFEDALTATKFRDQEITKASAGAQWAGEADPYKSSEESAEEASTEEASTDSEEGSADGDE; encoded by the coding sequence ATGCCAAATCCACGTGTTACTCGCGTTGCTGAGCGCATCCATGAGATCGTCGCATCGATGGTGACCAGCAAACTCAAGGATCCCCGCCTCAACCTCGTCACTATCACTGACGTGCGCGTGACGGGAGATCTGCAGCACGCCACAATCTTCTATACGGCCTACGGCTCAGAGAACGAGCTTCGGACGGCTGGCCGCGGTCTGAACGCAGCCAAGGGACTCATTCGCTCGCAGATCGGTGCTGGTCTTGGTCTCCGGCTGACACCCACCATCGAATTCGTTGCGGATGCACTTCCTGAGACGGCGCGTTCATTCGAGGATGCGTTGACCGCCACGAAGTTCCGTGACCAAGAGATCACCAAGGCTTCCGCAGGTGCACAATGGGCTGGCGAAGCTGATCCCTACAAGTCGTCTGAGGAGTCCGCTGAGGAAGCGTCCACTGAGGAAGCGTCCACTGACTCCGAAGAAGGTTCGGCTGACGGTGACGAATAA
- a CDS encoding UxaA family hydrolase: MKPLYVITNPADNVAITTQPIALGTELMPGVVAREEIPQAHKIALEDTPKGGIVRRYNVVIGYAKEAIAQGSWINEFMLDLPQSPDIEEYTFPGKRDVTLPDPPRTTWLGYDNGPDKFAGTKNVLGIMSSVQCVKGVLAVAVKKMKDELLPKYPNADDIVPIDHAYGCGVAIDAPDAKIPIRSLKNLMYNPNFGGEIMVVSLGCEKLTAERLLPPEMINRDNVVVLQDYEGFEAIIEALVACAEPKLARLNQRERTPLPLSKLCIGMQCGGSDAFSGLSANPSAGYASDMLVKGGATVMFSEVTEVRDGAYLIADRCEDEETAAKFLAEMAWYDSYLEKGGVDRSANPTPGNKKGGLANIVEKTMGSIAKSGTATITEVISPGELPTKHGLMFNATPASDIVCGPMQVASGITLQVFMTGRGTPYGLDIAPVIKVCSQSDLKKKWFDIIDVNAGQVVDGEKTIPEVGTEIFNLILDVASATKETFSQKYGLKNDFIVFNPAPIT, from the coding sequence ATGAAGCCGCTCTACGTCATTACGAATCCCGCGGATAACGTGGCAATTACTACCCAACCAATAGCGCTTGGCACCGAACTGATGCCTGGTGTGGTGGCACGTGAGGAGATCCCACAGGCGCACAAGATTGCTCTCGAGGACACACCCAAGGGTGGAATCGTTCGCCGCTACAATGTGGTCATTGGCTATGCGAAAGAGGCGATCGCGCAGGGTTCATGGATCAACGAGTTCATGCTCGATCTCCCGCAGTCACCCGACATCGAGGAGTACACGTTCCCCGGTAAGCGCGATGTCACACTCCCGGACCCACCGCGCACTACGTGGCTCGGTTACGACAACGGACCAGATAAGTTCGCTGGGACGAAGAACGTACTCGGCATCATGAGTTCTGTCCAATGCGTCAAAGGCGTGCTCGCCGTGGCCGTTAAGAAGATGAAGGACGAACTGCTTCCCAAGTATCCCAATGCGGACGACATCGTGCCGATCGATCACGCCTATGGATGCGGCGTCGCAATCGACGCACCGGACGCGAAGATCCCGATCCGATCACTGAAGAACCTCATGTATAACCCGAACTTTGGCGGGGAGATCATGGTGGTTTCACTTGGGTGTGAGAAGCTCACCGCAGAGCGCCTTCTGCCTCCGGAGATGATCAATCGTGACAACGTGGTTGTGCTTCAGGATTACGAGGGCTTTGAGGCCATCATTGAGGCACTTGTGGCTTGCGCCGAGCCCAAGTTGGCACGCCTTAACCAGCGTGAACGCACACCACTGCCGCTCTCAAAGCTCTGCATTGGCATGCAATGCGGTGGGTCAGATGCCTTCTCCGGACTTTCGGCAAACCCAAGTGCGGGATACGCCTCCGACATGCTGGTCAAAGGGGGTGCAACTGTCATGTTTTCCGAAGTCACTGAAGTGCGCGATGGAGCATATCTCATTGCTGACCGATGTGAGGACGAGGAGACTGCTGCAAAGTTCCTAGCCGAAATGGCTTGGTATGACAGCTACTTGGAGAAGGGCGGTGTGGACAGGTCTGCGAATCCTACTCCTGGCAACAAAAAGGGTGGACTCGCCAACATCGTCGAAAAGACAATGGGCTCGATCGCCAAGTCGGGCACTGCCACTATCACTGAGGTAATCTCGCCTGGAGAGTTGCCTACGAAGCATGGACTGATGTTCAACGCGACACCCGCCTCCGACATCGTCTGTGGACCCATGCAGGTAGCCTCGGGAATCACCCTTCAGGTGTTCATGACCGGACGGGGTACGCCATATGGGCTGGATATCGCGCCTGTTATCAAGGTGTGTTCGCAGAGCGATCTCAAGAAGAAGTGGTTTGACATCATCGATGTCAATGCGGGACAAGTGGTGGACGGCGAGAAGACTATTCCCGAGGTCGGCACCGAGATCTTCAACTTGATTCTTGACGTGGCTTCAGCGACCAAAGAGACGTTTTCACAGAAGTACGGTCTGAAGAACGACTTCATCGTGTTCAACCCAGCTCCTATCACGTAA
- the truB gene encoding tRNA pseudouridine(55) synthase TruB, translating to MTNKEFGQAGSAPQEPAGGAKQYRRREMPWGRLPRPSRDGYEEPNGLVVVDKMQGVTSHDVVGAMRALAGTRKVGHAGTLDPMATGVLCVGVGRATKLLQYVTGTSKEYVATIRLGLETTTEDAEGAITRVLGCGSLTNVFEDDGKRLATADEIAARIEAAIAPLRGDILQVPSAVSAIKVGGKRSYDLVRNGAQVQLEARPVRIGRFEALGLPSSTRVEAHGEWVDVLDLDVIVECSAGTYIRALARDLGDSLHTGAHLIALRRTRVGSWTVNHAFSIPALAEYVATGEPLPMVSLADLCRGLFPCIEVSGEEAALLRNGQFIEKRPWPAAPAGCAPGEVAVAFSDCVPVALISRRSGKLKPDLLLSL from the coding sequence GTGACGAATAAGGAGTTCGGTCAAGCTGGCTCGGCTCCGCAGGAGCCAGCCGGCGGCGCCAAGCAGTATCGCCGGAGAGAGATGCCTTGGGGGCGGCTTCCCCGGCCGAGCCGCGATGGGTATGAGGAACCGAACGGCCTCGTCGTCGTCGACAAAATGCAGGGCGTGACTAGCCACGATGTGGTTGGGGCGATGCGTGCGTTGGCGGGTACCCGAAAGGTCGGGCACGCGGGCACGCTAGACCCGATGGCTACTGGCGTGCTGTGCGTGGGTGTCGGGCGAGCCACCAAGTTGCTGCAATATGTGACTGGCACGTCCAAGGAGTATGTGGCCACAATTCGGCTCGGGCTCGAAACTACAACGGAAGACGCCGAGGGCGCGATCACACGGGTCCTGGGCTGCGGTTCTCTGACCAACGTCTTCGAAGATGATGGGAAGCGCTTAGCGACGGCGGATGAAATTGCCGCGCGCATCGAAGCGGCAATAGCTCCACTTCGTGGCGATATTCTGCAGGTTCCGAGCGCGGTCAGCGCAATCAAGGTGGGCGGCAAGCGCTCCTATGACTTGGTGCGAAATGGCGCGCAGGTGCAACTTGAGGCCCGTCCGGTGCGTATTGGACGTTTTGAGGCGCTCGGACTACCCAGTTCCACTCGAGTGGAAGCCCATGGTGAATGGGTGGACGTGTTGGATCTTGACGTCATTGTGGAGTGTTCGGCTGGCACCTACATTCGCGCGCTGGCCCGTGATCTTGGCGATTCGCTTCACACTGGCGCTCATCTGATCGCCTTGCGACGCACACGCGTTGGATCGTGGACAGTGAATCATGCTTTCTCCATTCCGGCACTCGCCGAATACGTGGCCACAGGTGAGCCTCTACCGATGGTCAGCCTCGCGGATCTGTGCCGGGGACTTTTCCCTTGCATTGAGGTCTCAGGAGAAGAGGCAGCGCTGCTTCGCAACGGGCAGTTCATTGAGAAGCGGCCGTGGCCCGCGGCGCCTGCGGGCTGCGCTCCAGGTGAGGTTGCCGTGGCATTCTCCGATTGTGTTCCCGTGGCACTCATCTCACGGCGCTCAGGCAAACTCAAGCCTGATCTTCTTCTCAGCCTGTAA
- a CDS encoding M16 family metallopeptidase has translation MVAADFTERSLDLDAEKEMRLVDNGLVTRRSILPGGIRVLTEEIPHQHSTSVGLWIGAGSRDEAPGSEGSTHFLEHLLFKGTKKRSAKDIAERIDYLGGGFNAATAKQYTCYYGHVFDEDLFDGLDLLTDMVTGARLSAEDMEMERGVILEELAMYNDDASEVAHEAIPAMVFQNHPLGRPVGGSRESVTALSHDRLTAHYGSKYRSNELVVTAAGAINHDQLCDDVLHLLEISGWDTSSPAVPSERRYASQIEYAQPTRQHLNRAVEQAAVVLGMPAMDLFDERRPVIFALNAILGGGTSSRLFQQIREERGLAYSTYSFPANFPEGGMFGLYAGCAPDNVSAVSELLGACLDDLAANGVTQDEVESAYRRVRADIIFDAERISSHMNRLGHAELIRGTLVSQDEQLRRSRAVTAEQITELARQLASGPRSLCTVGPQG, from the coding sequence GTGGTTGCTGCAGATTTCACCGAACGTTCACTCGATCTGGATGCCGAAAAGGAAATGCGGCTTGTTGACAACGGCCTTGTCACTCGCCGAAGTATCCTTCCCGGCGGCATTCGCGTTCTCACTGAGGAGATACCCCATCAGCATTCGACCTCGGTTGGGCTGTGGATCGGAGCGGGTTCGCGGGATGAAGCTCCGGGATCCGAAGGGTCAACCCACTTCCTTGAACATCTTCTCTTCAAGGGGACGAAGAAGCGCAGCGCTAAGGATATCGCGGAGCGCATCGACTACCTTGGTGGCGGATTCAACGCAGCCACGGCCAAGCAGTACACCTGCTACTACGGCCATGTATTCGACGAGGATCTATTCGACGGCCTAGATCTGCTCACAGATATGGTCACCGGCGCCCGGCTTAGCGCTGAGGATATGGAGATGGAACGCGGCGTTATCCTCGAGGAACTCGCCATGTATAACGACGACGCCTCCGAGGTGGCGCACGAAGCCATTCCAGCCATGGTGTTCCAGAATCACCCGCTTGGACGCCCGGTTGGTGGATCGAGGGAGTCAGTGACAGCGCTGTCACATGATCGGCTGACCGCCCATTACGGTTCAAAATACCGATCGAATGAGCTGGTGGTGACGGCCGCGGGCGCAATCAATCACGATCAGTTGTGCGACGATGTGTTGCACTTGCTTGAGATCTCAGGATGGGATACTTCGTCGCCTGCCGTTCCCAGCGAAAGGCGATACGCCAGCCAAATCGAATACGCCCAGCCCACACGCCAGCATCTCAATCGTGCCGTAGAACAAGCAGCTGTAGTGCTCGGAATGCCTGCGATGGATCTGTTCGATGAACGCCGTCCCGTCATTTTTGCGTTGAACGCGATCCTCGGTGGTGGCACATCATCGCGGTTGTTCCAACAGATTCGCGAGGAACGTGGGCTGGCCTACTCCACGTACTCATTCCCGGCCAACTTCCCTGAAGGGGGAATGTTCGGACTCTACGCTGGATGTGCACCAGATAATGTTTCTGCTGTGTCCGAGTTGCTTGGCGCATGCCTTGACGATTTGGCCGCCAACGGCGTCACTCAAGACGAAGTGGAGTCTGCCTACCGGCGTGTACGTGCAGACATCATCTTTGACGCCGAGCGAATTTCAAGCCACATGAATCGGCTTGGGCATGCGGAACTCATTCGCGGCACACTCGTGTCCCAAGATGAGCAGCTCCGCCGGTCACGCGCTGTGACGGCGGAACAGATTACCGAGTTGGCACGGCAGTTGGCATCCGGTCCTCGTTCTCTGTGCACAGTGGGTCCGCAGGGCTAG
- a CDS encoding bifunctional riboflavin kinase/FAD synthetase yields MQVWHSEEDIPSELGRTVVTMGIFDGVHKGHRAVLAKTVAEAKARGVMSVALTFDPHPATVHNPDSPIHLVATLGDRLDRLAAAGIDATFVQHYTLEYAQASPREFVANQLVGQLHAEAIVVGQDARFGKGNVGDGDMLRALGSQLGFSVYLVSDVGDDAGHRWSSTRVRELLSMGDVSGAAMVLGRPHRIRGEVVHGFQRGRELGFPTANLTGDNLGEVPADGVYAGWLVRRVPASSAAEYLPAAISVGTNPQFDGVERTVEAHVLGRSDLNLYGESVAIDFIERLRPMFSFGSLDELLVQMDEDLRGTAEVLGVPTAGRVDPKKIKAI; encoded by the coding sequence ATGCAGGTTTGGCACAGCGAGGAGGATATTCCGAGCGAGTTGGGCCGAACCGTGGTGACGATGGGCATTTTCGACGGCGTTCACAAAGGCCACCGAGCCGTTCTTGCCAAGACCGTTGCTGAAGCCAAGGCACGAGGCGTCATGTCCGTGGCGCTAACGTTTGATCCTCATCCGGCAACCGTCCATAATCCTGACAGCCCTATTCACCTAGTGGCGACGCTTGGAGACCGGCTCGATCGCCTAGCTGCCGCTGGCATTGATGCCACCTTTGTGCAGCACTACACACTCGAATACGCACAGGCCAGCCCCCGAGAGTTCGTGGCAAATCAGCTCGTGGGTCAGCTTCACGCCGAAGCGATCGTGGTGGGCCAGGACGCTAGGTTTGGCAAGGGCAACGTTGGTGACGGTGACATGCTACGGGCCCTAGGTTCCCAACTAGGTTTTAGTGTGTACCTTGTCTCTGACGTAGGCGACGACGCCGGTCATCGCTGGTCATCTACTAGGGTCCGCGAACTCCTTTCGATGGGTGATGTCAGCGGCGCTGCGATGGTTCTGGGGCGTCCTCACCGGATTCGTGGCGAGGTAGTTCACGGCTTCCAACGCGGGCGCGAACTTGGATTTCCTACGGCCAACCTAACAGGGGACAACCTTGGTGAGGTGCCAGCCGACGGCGTGTACGCCGGGTGGCTTGTCAGGCGCGTTCCAGCCTCCAGTGCCGCCGAGTACCTGCCGGCCGCGATTTCTGTTGGAACCAATCCGCAGTTTGACGGCGTGGAGCGCACAGTGGAGGCTCACGTGCTTGGCCGTTCCGACCTCAACCTGTATGGCGAATCAGTGGCGATTGACTTCATTGAGCGGCTCCGCCCGATGTTCTCATTTGGCTCCCTTGATGAGTTGCTAGTGCAGATGGATGAGGATCTGCGCGGAACTGCCGAGGTGTTGGGTGTACCCACTGCCGGGCGGGTGGATCCCAAGAAGATCAAGGCTATCTAG